Proteins encoded within one genomic window of Paraburkholderia sp. HP33-1:
- a CDS encoding ATP-binding cassette domain-containing protein: MSLLELRGVSRHFGAIQALIDVTLSLEPGQVVGLMGDNGAGKSTLVKVVAGNFPPSHGEILIDGKPVHFSKPVDARARGIEVVYQDLALCDNLTAAANVFLGRELRIGFGPIRVLDHATMYRRAGELFKALKSETRPRDLVRQMSGGQRQAVAIARTRLSEARLVLMDEPTAAISVRQVAEVLDLIKRLSEHGIAVILISHRMPDVFAVAHRVVVMRRGRKVADKKTEESSPEEVTGLITGAIAAA, translated from the coding sequence ATGAGTCTTCTTGAGCTCAGAGGCGTTTCCAGACATTTCGGCGCCATTCAGGCCCTGATCGACGTGACGCTCAGTCTGGAGCCAGGCCAGGTGGTCGGGCTCATGGGCGATAACGGGGCCGGAAAATCGACCTTGGTGAAGGTCGTCGCCGGCAACTTTCCGCCTTCGCACGGCGAGATTCTCATCGATGGAAAGCCCGTGCATTTCAGCAAGCCGGTCGACGCCCGCGCGCGCGGCATCGAGGTCGTCTATCAGGATCTCGCGCTTTGCGACAACCTGACGGCAGCCGCCAATGTCTTCCTTGGCCGCGAACTGCGGATCGGTTTCGGGCCGATCCGCGTGCTCGATCACGCGACCATGTACCGGCGCGCCGGTGAACTGTTCAAGGCACTGAAGTCCGAGACGCGCCCGCGCGACCTCGTCAGGCAAATGTCGGGGGGACAGCGGCAGGCCGTGGCCATCGCTCGCACGCGCCTCTCGGAAGCGCGACTGGTCCTGATGGACGAGCCGACCGCCGCGATCAGCGTGCGCCAGGTCGCCGAGGTGCTCGATCTCATCAAACGCCTGTCCGAGCACGGTATCGCGGTCATCCTCATCAGCCACCGCATGCCGGACGTATTCGCCGTCGCCCACCGCGTGGTCGTGATGCGGCGCGGGCGCAAGGTCGCGGACAAGAAGACCGAAGAGTCCTCCCCGGAAGAAGTGACCGGTCTCATCACCGGCGCCATCGCCGCCGCCTGA